One segment of Amycolatopsis alba DSM 44262 DNA contains the following:
- a CDS encoding alpha-ketoacid dehydrogenase subunit beta — MADLQKLTIGKAINLGLRRAMEEDPKVLIMGEDVGKLGGVFRITDGLQKDFGEQRVLDTPLAESGIIGTAVGLAVRGFRPVCEIQFEGFIFPGFDQISSQVAKLHYRTQGKIKMPIVIRVPFGGGIGAVEHHSESPESLFAHIPGLKVVSVSNAVDAYWGIQQAIKSDDPILFFEPKKLYHSGAMKSEVDTDGTPDPLFKSRVVREGTTATVVAYGPSVKVALDAATAAEDEGKSLEVIDLRTLSPLDLGPVFESVRKTGRLIALSEAPSESSLTSEIAARVQQECFYSLEAPVLRVTGFDTPYPPAKLEEHYLPDLDRVLHTVDRSLAW; from the coding sequence ATGGCCGACCTCCAGAAACTCACCATCGGCAAGGCGATCAACCTCGGCCTCCGGCGCGCCATGGAAGAGGACCCGAAGGTCCTGATCATGGGTGAGGACGTCGGCAAGCTCGGCGGCGTCTTCCGCATCACCGACGGCCTGCAGAAGGACTTCGGCGAGCAGCGCGTCCTGGACACGCCGCTGGCCGAATCCGGCATTATCGGCACCGCGGTCGGCCTCGCCGTCCGCGGATTCCGCCCGGTGTGCGAGATCCAGTTCGAAGGCTTCATCTTCCCCGGCTTCGACCAGATCTCCAGCCAGGTCGCGAAGCTGCACTACCGGACGCAGGGCAAGATCAAGATGCCCATCGTGATCCGGGTGCCGTTCGGCGGCGGCATCGGCGCGGTCGAGCACCACTCGGAGTCGCCGGAATCGCTGTTCGCGCACATTCCCGGTCTCAAGGTCGTGTCGGTTTCGAACGCCGTCGACGCCTACTGGGGTATCCAGCAGGCGATCAAGTCCGACGACCCGATCCTGTTCTTCGAGCCGAAGAAGCTGTACCACTCGGGCGCGATGAAGTCCGAGGTCGACACCGACGGCACGCCGGACCCGCTGTTCAAGTCCCGCGTCGTCCGCGAAGGCACGACGGCCACCGTCGTCGCGTATGGCCCGTCGGTGAAGGTCGCGCTCGACGCGGCGACCGCCGCCGAGGACGAGGGCAAGTCCCTGGAGGTCATCGACCTGCGGACGCTGTCCCCGCTCGACCTGGGTCCGGTGTTCGAGTCGGTGCGCAAGACCGGACGGCTCATCGCGCTGAGCGAGGCGCCGTCGGAGTCTTCGCTGACCTCGGAGATCGCCGCACGCGTGCAGCAGGAATGCTTCTACTCGCTGGAAGCCCCCGTGCTGCGGGTGACCGGATTCGACACGCCGTACCCGCCCGCCAAGCTCGAGGAGCACTACCTCCCCGACCTGGACCGGGTGCTGCACACCGTCGACCGTTCGCTCGCCTGGTAA
- a CDS encoding dihydrolipoamide acetyltransferase family protein encodes MPEYKHFPLADTAEGLTEADIIAWQVKPGDTVTVNQIVVEVETAKAAVELPIPWAGVVTELLVEPGQTVEVGAPILTIDVDPGGKAAPAAPVAEEAAEEEMKPLVGYGSKAVVTQRRARKGAAPAVAVAPAPVAVAPAPVAAAPVAPVAPAKPKGGYVPLAKPPVRKLAKDLGVDLHALTGTADGGVITRDDVHAAANGSAAPAAVQSVVDSGYDPATRERRVPVKGVRKATAAAMVQSAYSAPHVTEFLTIDVTPMMEFREKLKKSREFAGVKVTPLTFAAKAVCLAAKRTPDVNAVWDEAAQEIVYKDYVHLGIAAATPRGLVVPKVRDADSMSLKELAIALTELTDVARQGKTTPAAMLGGTITITNVGVFGVDTGTPIINPGESAILCLGAIKDTPWVVDGEIKVRKVLQLSLSFDHRVVDGQQGSEFLADVGALLADPAVAITY; translated from the coding sequence ATGCCCGAGTACAAACACTTTCCCCTCGCCGACACGGCGGAGGGGCTGACCGAGGCCGACATCATCGCCTGGCAGGTCAAACCGGGTGACACCGTGACGGTGAACCAGATCGTGGTCGAGGTCGAGACCGCGAAGGCCGCCGTCGAACTGCCCATCCCGTGGGCGGGCGTCGTCACCGAGCTGCTCGTCGAACCGGGGCAGACGGTGGAGGTCGGCGCGCCGATCCTCACCATCGACGTCGACCCTGGCGGCAAGGCGGCCCCTGCCGCCCCGGTGGCGGAGGAAGCGGCCGAAGAGGAGATGAAGCCGCTGGTCGGCTACGGCTCCAAGGCCGTCGTCACCCAGCGACGGGCGCGGAAGGGCGCGGCTCCGGCCGTGGCCGTCGCACCCGCTCCGGTGGCCGTGGCTCCCGCACCCGTCGCCGCCGCGCCTGTGGCGCCTGTGGCGCCTGCCAAGCCGAAGGGCGGGTATGTCCCGCTGGCGAAGCCGCCGGTGCGGAAGCTCGCCAAGGACCTCGGCGTCGACCTGCACGCGCTCACCGGCACCGCCGACGGCGGCGTCATCACCCGTGACGACGTGCACGCCGCCGCCAACGGTTCCGCCGCACCCGCCGCCGTCCAGTCCGTTGTGGACAGTGGATACGACCCCGCGACGCGGGAACGCCGGGTGCCGGTCAAGGGTGTTCGCAAGGCCACCGCCGCCGCGATGGTGCAGAGCGCCTACAGCGCCCCGCACGTCACGGAGTTCCTCACCATCGACGTCACGCCGATGATGGAATTCCGGGAGAAGCTGAAGAAGTCGCGCGAGTTCGCCGGGGTCAAGGTCACCCCGCTGACCTTCGCGGCGAAGGCCGTTTGCCTGGCGGCCAAGCGCACTCCGGACGTCAACGCGGTGTGGGACGAGGCCGCGCAGGAGATCGTCTACAAGGACTACGTGCACCTCGGGATCGCCGCGGCCACCCCGCGCGGACTGGTCGTGCCCAAGGTCCGTGACGCGGATTCGATGTCACTCAAGGAACTCGCGATCGCGCTCACCGAGCTGACCGACGTCGCCCGCCAGGGCAAGACCACTCCGGCGGCCATGCTCGGCGGCACGATCACCATCACCAACGTCGGCGTCTTCGGCGTCGACACCGGTACGCCGATCATCAACCCCGGCGAGTCCGCGATCCTGTGCCTCGGCGCGATCAAGGACACCCCGTGGGTGGTCGACGGCGAGATCAAGGTGCGCAAGGTGCTCCAGCTTTCGCTGAGTTTCGACCACCGCGTGGTCGACGGGCAGCAGGGTTCGGAGTTCCTGGCCGACGTCGGTGCTCTGCTGGCCGACCCCGCGGTCGCGATCACCTACTGA
- a CDS encoding TetR/AcrR family transcriptional regulator: MSPEERRRMIVQSVLPLMVEHGAGVTTSQIARAAGIGEGTVFRVFKDKDELFATCFAEALKPDQVLDAIAVIDLEQPLDDRLVEAADALSAHLQRMGALMAVMHGSGRRPEHRHSPGDGRDRRKESMTAMREAMAELFEPEQKRLRLPASQLAALFLSLLFSGRMRFDANGDEPTTMELVDVFLNGAVGAA; this comes from the coding sequence ATGAGCCCCGAAGAGCGACGGAGGATGATCGTCCAGTCCGTGCTGCCCCTGATGGTGGAGCACGGCGCCGGCGTCACCACCAGCCAGATCGCCCGTGCCGCCGGCATCGGCGAAGGCACGGTCTTCCGGGTCTTCAAGGACAAGGACGAACTCTTCGCCACCTGCTTCGCCGAAGCGCTGAAGCCCGACCAGGTGCTCGACGCCATCGCCGTGATCGACCTCGAACAGCCTCTCGACGACAGGCTTGTCGAGGCGGCCGACGCGCTCAGCGCCCATCTCCAGCGGATGGGCGCGCTGATGGCGGTCATGCACGGCTCCGGCAGGCGGCCCGAGCACCGCCACAGCCCCGGCGACGGCCGGGACCGGCGCAAGGAGTCGATGACCGCGATGCGCGAGGCCATGGCCGAACTGTTCGAACCGGAGCAGAAACGGCTTCGGCTGCCGGCGTCGCAACTGGCGGCGCTCTTCCTTTCGCTGCTGTTCAGCGGCCGGATGCGGTTCGACGCGAACGGTGACGAGCCCACCACGATGGAACTCGTCGACGTCTTCCTCAACGGCGCCGTGGGGGCCGCGTGA
- a CDS encoding ABC transporter ATP-binding protein encodes MEMLLARGGRRRRPPSTVPDSGLTGPVDIPEPEPEALPKDLKSRLNRMWVNIAGTVRGLPKVAKLTWQASPFLTITITLVTLLSGLLPTATAYVAKLLIDSVVAAIQGHGTKSAIVGVALFQFGVLVLTALSQALTTYGQSLLQERMTLTIRHQVMNHASSLHLSYFEGSASYDMLRQAAQEAPTRPLSMMNSALGLVRTLITFASMIALLVSISPLLALVALVAPIPAFISQSKYGARAFWLTLMMSPLKRRMDYLSSLVTTDTYAKETKLFGLGPYFVDRFQRLGQVFYERQRKLTRKRSVSSTSWGLLSTAAGSAIALYIALEAVGGRLTLGDLALYTAAAASVQTSVQGLFTAFSGMYENNLYLDTLYRFLGTKPEIVAPPEPRPLPSTVEGHIQFEEVSFTYPGASEPALDGVSFEIRPGETVAVVGRNGAGKSTLFKLLCRLYDPTGGRILLDEVDIREYDPVELRQRISAMFQDYVTYQGTAAENIGLGDLAHLVDRERIEDSAKRAGADERIERLPSGYDSPLGRWFDQGVSLSGGEWQKIALARAFLREAPILILDEPTSALDAQAEHDLFSRLRELSEGRTTLYISHRFSTVRQAERILLLEHGKVAEYGTHDELMAAKAGYADLFTLQAAAYLDEAVN; translated from the coding sequence ATGGAGATGCTGCTGGCCAGGGGTGGCAGGCGACGCCGTCCGCCGTCGACGGTGCCCGACAGCGGGCTGACCGGTCCGGTCGACATCCCCGAACCCGAACCCGAAGCTCTCCCGAAGGACCTGAAGTCCCGGCTCAACCGCATGTGGGTCAACATCGCGGGCACGGTCCGGGGCCTGCCCAAGGTCGCGAAGCTGACCTGGCAGGCGAGCCCGTTCCTGACCATCACGATCACCTTGGTGACCCTGCTTTCCGGTCTGCTGCCCACGGCGACCGCGTATGTCGCGAAACTGCTGATCGATTCGGTCGTCGCGGCGATCCAGGGCCACGGCACCAAGAGCGCGATCGTCGGTGTCGCGCTGTTCCAGTTCGGCGTCCTCGTGCTCACCGCGCTTTCCCAGGCGCTGACCACCTACGGTCAATCCCTGCTGCAGGAACGGATGACGCTGACCATCCGCCACCAGGTGATGAACCACGCGAGCAGCCTGCACCTGTCGTACTTCGAGGGTTCCGCGTCCTACGACATGCTGCGACAGGCCGCGCAGGAGGCGCCGACCCGGCCGCTGTCGATGATGAACTCGGCGCTGGGCCTGGTTCGGACGTTGATCACCTTCGCGAGCATGATCGCGCTGCTCGTCTCGATCAGCCCGCTGCTGGCCCTGGTCGCGCTCGTCGCGCCGATCCCCGCGTTCATCTCGCAGTCGAAGTACGGCGCCCGCGCGTTCTGGCTGACGTTGATGATGTCACCGCTGAAACGACGGATGGACTATCTGTCCTCTTTGGTCACCACGGACACCTACGCCAAGGAGACCAAGCTCTTCGGGCTCGGCCCGTACTTCGTCGACCGGTTCCAGCGGCTCGGCCAGGTCTTCTACGAACGTCAGCGGAAGCTGACCCGCAAACGCAGCGTCAGTTCGACGTCGTGGGGGCTGCTGAGCACCGCGGCCGGATCCGCGATCGCGCTGTACATCGCGCTGGAGGCCGTCGGCGGCAGGCTCACCCTCGGCGATCTCGCGCTGTACACGGCGGCCGCGGCGTCCGTGCAGACGTCGGTCCAGGGCCTGTTCACCGCGTTTTCCGGGATGTACGAGAACAATCTCTACCTCGACACGCTGTACCGCTTCCTCGGCACGAAACCGGAGATCGTCGCGCCGCCGGAACCGCGCCCCCTTCCATCCACTGTGGAGGGACACATCCAGTTCGAGGAAGTGTCCTTCACCTATCCCGGAGCGTCGGAACCCGCGCTCGACGGCGTGAGCTTCGAGATCCGGCCCGGCGAAACGGTCGCCGTCGTCGGCCGCAACGGCGCCGGGAAGTCGACGCTGTTCAAACTGCTGTGCCGGCTGTACGACCCGACGGGCGGGCGGATCCTGCTCGACGAGGTCGACATCCGCGAATACGATCCGGTGGAACTGCGGCAGCGGATCAGTGCGATGTTCCAGGACTACGTGACTTACCAGGGCACCGCGGCCGAGAACATCGGGCTCGGCGACCTCGCGCATCTGGTCGACCGCGAGCGGATCGAGGATTCGGCGAAGCGGGCCGGTGCCGACGAGCGGATCGAGCGCCTGCCCAGCGGATACGACAGCCCGCTCGGCCGCTGGTTCGACCAGGGCGTGAGCCTTTCCGGTGGCGAATGGCAGAAGATCGCGCTGGCGAGGGCGTTCCTGCGGGAGGCCCCGATCCTGATCCTCGACGAACCGACGTCCGCGTTGGACGCCCAAGCCGAGCACGACCTCTTTTCGCGCCTGCGGGAGCTTTCGGAGGGACGGACGACGCTGTACATCTCGCACCGGTTCTCCACCGTCCGGCAGGCGGAGCGGATCTTGTTGCTGGAGCACGGAAAGGTCGCCGAGTACGGGACGCACGACGAACTGATGGCGGCGAAGGCAGGCTACGCCGACCTGTTCACCCTGCAGGCCGCCGCGTACCTCGACGAAGCCGTCAACTGA
- a CDS encoding FxsA family protein has translation MAVAFLLYVVAEIAAVWAVGSAIGVLGTIALLFAGAFVGSWLARREGGRAFRAFAESARLGRPADAEKELTDGMLIGLGGLLILLPGFVSDVIGLLLILPPTRSVARKVWQKRMASRAVKFANRARGPVMVVDSEVVTDTPPAEATRKQPPVIEGRIVEG, from the coding sequence ATGGCTGTCGCGTTCTTGCTCTATGTCGTCGCCGAGATCGCCGCCGTCTGGGCGGTGGGCTCGGCCATCGGGGTGCTCGGCACGATCGCGCTGCTCTTCGCCGGTGCGTTCGTCGGATCCTGGCTCGCGCGCCGCGAGGGCGGCCGCGCCTTCCGGGCGTTCGCCGAGTCCGCGCGGCTCGGCCGCCCGGCCGACGCGGAGAAGGAACTCACCGACGGGATGCTGATCGGCCTCGGCGGCCTGCTGATCCTGCTGCCCGGTTTCGTCAGCGACGTCATCGGCCTGCTGCTCATCCTGCCGCCGACTCGCAGTGTCGCGCGCAAGGTCTGGCAGAAGCGGATGGCCAGCCGGGCGGTCAAATTCGCCAACCGTGCCCGCGGGCCGGTGATGGTGGTGGACAGCGAGGTCGTCACCGACACTCCTCCGGCCGAGGCCACCAGGAAGCAGCCGCCGGTGATCGAGGGCCGCATCGTCGAGGGCTGA
- a CDS encoding SCP2 sterol-binding domain-containing protein, translating into MRLHKTRTAGEHVINAFAEKLELAKLTPEQFTQVLETLHMLGETGAGIELSSLETEVLVDVVQRASREQLKAIADHRELRSAFLDEIFRRMSDHFAPERARHVDFVVAWRFTDGDGEDGFDRFQTVIEDGVCVSSTDLARTPDTTITLSVDDFIRMATGNAAVAAMFVTGKVKVKGEYAPAVRFSGYFDIPKPSGS; encoded by the coding sequence TTGCGGCTGCACAAGACACGCACCGCGGGCGAGCACGTCATCAACGCTTTCGCGGAGAAGCTCGAACTCGCCAAACTGACCCCGGAGCAGTTCACGCAGGTGCTGGAAACCCTGCACATGCTGGGCGAAACCGGCGCGGGCATCGAGCTGAGCTCACTGGAGACCGAAGTGCTCGTCGACGTCGTGCAACGCGCGTCGCGAGAACAACTCAAGGCGATCGCGGATCACCGGGAACTGCGTTCGGCGTTCCTCGACGAGATTTTCCGCAGAATGTCGGACCATTTCGCTCCCGAACGCGCACGGCATGTCGACTTCGTCGTCGCCTGGCGTTTCACCGATGGTGACGGAGAAGACGGTTTCGATCGTTTTCAAACGGTCATCGAAGACGGCGTATGCGTTTCCAGCACCGATCTCGCGCGCACTCCGGACACCACCATCACGCTGTCCGTCGACGACTTCATCCGGATGGCCACCGGCAACGCGGCGGTGGCGGCGATGTTCGTGACCGGCAAGGTGAAGGTCAAGGGCGAGTACGCGCCGGCGGTGCGGTTCAGCGGGTATTTCGACATCCCGAAGCCGAGCGGGAGCTAG
- a CDS encoding SCP2 sterol-binding domain-containing protein: protein MTEIVGLTGRALVDALERIEPDSAEAHSLDVNEVAGAIDPKDLGKDDVRRLLAALGRLAESAPAFDLRKVDPIRFATLVARASRTQLESVVAERPLRERVLREIFDRMGAHIRQDRAKTLHAVVHWRLSGGTGAGGYDRYETVISHGECTVSRDMKEKPRVTITIAPVDFFRLITHQATPAVLFVTGKIKVKGDLAFAAGLIGFFDLPRTHEPS from the coding sequence ATGACCGAGATCGTGGGGCTGACCGGCCGCGCGCTGGTCGACGCGCTGGAGCGGATCGAGCCGGATTCGGCCGAGGCGCACTCTCTCGACGTCAACGAGGTCGCAGGCGCCATCGACCCGAAGGACCTCGGCAAGGACGACGTCCGGCGGCTACTGGCCGCACTGGGACGGCTCGCGGAGTCCGCGCCCGCGTTCGACCTCCGCAAGGTCGACCCGATCCGCTTCGCGACCCTCGTCGCGCGCGCCTCGCGTACGCAGCTCGAGAGCGTTGTCGCCGAACGGCCGCTCCGGGAGCGTGTGCTGCGCGAGATCTTCGACCGCATGGGCGCCCACATCCGGCAGGACCGGGCGAAGACGCTGCACGCTGTCGTCCACTGGCGGCTGTCCGGCGGTACCGGCGCCGGCGGGTACGACCGCTATGAGACGGTGATCTCGCATGGTGAGTGCACGGTGAGCAGGGACATGAAGGAGAAGCCGAGGGTGACGATCACGATCGCGCCCGTCGATTTCTTCCGGCTCATCACCCATCAGGCGACGCCCGCTGTGCTATTCGTCACGGGAAAGATCAAAGTAAAAGGTGACCTGGCATTCGCGGCTGGCCTGATCGGTTTCTTCGACCTTCCGAGAACGCACGAGCCGTCCTGA
- a CDS encoding TetR/AcrR family transcriptional regulator has product MSEEVPRPAERAKRLPRAVRERQILDAAVSVFSRYGYHSASMDEISEVAGVSKPMIYTYLGSKEDLFGACIRREATRLLEAVQDGIKPDLPPDMQLWHGLRAFYRFVAEYRESWTVLHRQAMTVGGAFAAEITDMRTRAIELVAALVVSAGTRKGLGEQAEFSGAGLSAALVGAAESLADWALDHPDVSDGVLASWLMNLVWLGFNDLVEGEIWKPSESDD; this is encoded by the coding sequence TTGTCCGAGGAAGTACCGCGTCCCGCCGAACGCGCCAAAAGGCTGCCGAGAGCGGTGCGGGAACGCCAGATCCTGGACGCAGCGGTCTCGGTGTTCTCGCGCTACGGCTATCACTCCGCGTCGATGGACGAGATCTCCGAGGTCGCCGGCGTCTCGAAGCCGATGATCTACACCTACCTCGGCTCCAAGGAAGACCTCTTCGGCGCGTGCATCCGCCGCGAAGCCACCCGCCTGCTGGAGGCCGTACAGGACGGGATCAAACCCGATCTGCCGCCCGACATGCAGCTTTGGCACGGACTTCGCGCGTTCTACCGGTTCGTCGCCGAATACCGCGAGTCCTGGACGGTGCTGCACCGCCAGGCCATGACCGTCGGCGGCGCCTTCGCCGCGGAGATCACCGACATGCGCACCCGCGCGATCGAGCTGGTCGCCGCGCTGGTCGTCTCCGCGGGCACCCGCAAGGGTCTCGGCGAACAGGCCGAGTTCTCCGGCGCCGGGCTGTCCGCCGCGCTGGTCGGGGCGGCCGAGTCGCTGGCCGACTGGGCGCTCGACCACCCCGATGTCTCCGACGGCGTGCTCGCCTCGTGGCTGATGAACCTGGTCTGGCTCGGGTTCAACGACCTGGTCGAGGGCGAGATCTGGAAGCCGTCAGAGAGCGACGACTGA
- a CDS encoding MaoC family dehydratase, protein MAVKELRESPSLSSLYPKALLGSLRKSGGSTLPSTEFVREGVVVDPAQLAAYNQVCGFRLDDVLPATYPHILAFPLQMALMTEADFPFPLLGMVHVANRITQHRQLRLDESFTLSVRAEDLRPHEKGKQFDVVSELLVNDSPVWTDVSTYLRRGGGSGEKTSRGQLSQPSPNAIWHVPGDIGRRYAEVSGDRNPIHLHPITAKAFGFPAAIAHGMWTKAHALAAFEGRLPEAFAVDVKFKQPVLLPAKAAFTSWSEGDGWAFELWNASKPKPHLEGSVVAL, encoded by the coding sequence ATGGCCGTCAAGGAACTCCGCGAGTCCCCGAGCCTGTCTTCGTTGTATCCCAAGGCGTTGCTCGGTTCGCTGCGCAAGAGCGGCGGGAGCACGCTGCCGTCGACCGAGTTCGTCCGCGAGGGCGTCGTCGTCGACCCGGCGCAGCTCGCCGCGTACAACCAGGTGTGCGGATTCCGGCTGGACGACGTGCTCCCGGCGACGTATCCGCACATCCTCGCGTTCCCGCTGCAGATGGCGCTGATGACCGAGGCCGACTTCCCGTTCCCGTTGCTGGGCATGGTGCACGTCGCCAACCGGATCACCCAGCACCGTCAGCTGCGGCTCGACGAGTCGTTCACCCTGAGCGTGCGCGCGGAGGATCTGCGGCCGCATGAGAAGGGCAAGCAGTTCGACGTCGTCAGCGAGCTGCTCGTCAACGACAGTCCGGTGTGGACGGACGTCAGCACGTACCTGCGCCGTGGTGGCGGCAGCGGCGAGAAGACCTCGCGCGGTCAGCTCTCGCAGCCGTCGCCCAACGCGATCTGGCACGTGCCCGGAGACATCGGCCGCCGCTACGCCGAGGTCTCCGGCGACCGCAACCCGATCCACCTGCACCCGATCACCGCGAAGGCGTTCGGTTTCCCGGCCGCGATCGCGCACGGTATGTGGACGAAGGCGCACGCGCTCGCGGCGTTCGAAGGCAGGCTTCCGGAGGCCTTCGCCGTCGACGTCAAGTTCAAGCAGCCCGTGCTGCTGCCCGCCAAGGCGGCTTTCACCTCATGGAGTGAAGGCGACGGCTGGGCCTTCGAGCTGTGGAACGCGAGCAAGCCGAAGCCGCATCTGGAGGGCTCAGTCGTCGCTCTCTGA
- a CDS encoding 3-oxoacyl-ACP reductase, with translation MADRYQQFTKSPVGKFVVPKLGLPNPATLRRYKPGQPALEGPALLGAAPGGRLEKVIEAQLHRAGVEVISTATDKHAALVFDATGVKDPKQLREVYDFFHPVIRSVGPSGRVVVLGTPPELAEGHERIAQRALEGFVRSVGKELKRGATAQLVYVAEGAEEATESTLRFLLSSKSAFVDAQVIRVGTETKTASAPADWAKPLDGKVALVTGASRGIGAAIAEVLGRDGAHVVALDIPAQGADLSKVANKVGGSALQLDITAADAPEKLAEYLTTRHGGVDIVVHNAGITRDKTLGNMTEGGWDSVISVNLASQLAVNEKLLSGKVLHDNGRIIGVSSIAGIAGNVGQTNYATSKAGVIGMVNVGAPQLAEYGGTINAVAPGFIETKMTAAVPLFIREAGRRLSSLGQGGLPVDVAETIAWYANPASAAVNGNVVRVCGQALLGA, from the coding sequence ATGGCTGACAGGTACCAGCAGTTCACGAAATCCCCGGTGGGGAAGTTCGTGGTGCCGAAGCTCGGCCTGCCGAATCCCGCGACGCTTCGCCGGTACAAGCCGGGCCAGCCCGCCCTGGAGGGTCCCGCACTTCTCGGCGCCGCGCCGGGCGGTCGCCTCGAAAAGGTGATCGAGGCGCAGCTGCACCGCGCGGGCGTCGAGGTCATCTCGACCGCGACCGACAAGCACGCCGCGCTCGTCTTCGACGCGACAGGTGTGAAGGACCCGAAGCAGCTTCGCGAGGTCTACGACTTCTTTCACCCGGTGATCCGGAGCGTCGGGCCTTCGGGCCGCGTCGTCGTCCTCGGAACGCCGCCGGAACTGGCCGAAGGGCACGAGCGGATCGCCCAGCGCGCGCTCGAAGGCTTCGTTCGCTCCGTCGGTAAGGAACTGAAGCGCGGCGCGACCGCTCAGCTCGTGTACGTCGCCGAAGGTGCCGAAGAGGCCACTGAGTCCACGCTCCGCTTCCTGCTGTCGTCGAAGTCCGCCTTCGTCGACGCCCAGGTCATCCGCGTCGGCACCGAGACCAAGACCGCTTCCGCCCCGGCGGACTGGGCGAAGCCGCTCGACGGCAAGGTCGCCCTGGTCACCGGTGCCTCCCGCGGGATCGGTGCCGCCATCGCCGAAGTGCTGGGCCGCGACGGCGCCCACGTCGTCGCGCTCGACATCCCCGCCCAGGGCGCGGATCTGTCGAAGGTGGCCAACAAGGTCGGGGGTTCGGCGCTGCAGCTGGACATCACCGCCGCCGACGCGCCGGAGAAGCTCGCCGAGTACCTGACCACGCGTCACGGCGGCGTCGACATCGTCGTGCACAACGCGGGCATCACGCGGGACAAGACGCTGGGCAACATGACCGAAGGCGGCTGGGACTCGGTCATCTCCGTCAACCTCGCTTCGCAGCTCGCGGTCAACGAGAAGCTGCTGTCCGGCAAGGTGCTGCACGACAACGGCCGGATCATCGGCGTCTCCTCGATCGCCGGGATCGCGGGCAACGTCGGCCAGACCAACTACGCCACCAGCAAGGCGGGCGTCATCGGCATGGTGAACGTCGGCGCGCCTCAGCTCGCCGAGTACGGCGGCACGATCAACGCCGTCGCGCCCGGTTTCATCGAGACCAAGATGACCGCCGCGGTGCCGCTGTTCATCCGCGAGGCCGGGCGGCGGCTGTCCAGCCTCGGCCAGGGCGGGCTCCCGGTCGACGTCGCCGAGACGATCGCCTGGTACGCGAACCCGGCTTCGGCCGCGGTCAACGGCAACGTGGTCCGCGTCTGCGGCCAGGCACTGCTGGGAGCGTGA